Proteins encoded together in one Ruminococcaceae bacterium KH2T8 window:
- a CDS encoding diguanylate cyclase (GGDEF) domain-containing protein, with product MKEININDLTADGISELFLENVDAAIVVDSTIDQYKTLIRRGFFERFLSESGSYHDLILDLWFHFNDSNEKVSDDYQVFADNTGVFKKKYSRRLKLVPENEELAHLVQLTVYPLKEEGKYLFILDEFDDNESLQESLTTKKINTIQSSYLFSMYIDLVQDTTSSINVTEISDDVVNYNLKYSEWRMMIVNMIWPDDQEQFLRRTDPEYLKKNFPSGRTSSYDCMMQNLEGKYIWVKLIFSRAQSYSEDDYRFVIMVQDINENSMEILSTLKKYEAMAITDPLTGVFNHGEIENQFHNAVTICQKNKEPVSIMMLDLDMFKKVNDTYGHSVGDKTLKHFAKILKDLALEEKASVGRWGGEEFVLVCYEKKADAAMAMAEKIRSSVEAYEFPEIGHITCSVGVTELKTDDDFSKAFNRIDKAMYDSKHNGRNTVTLL from the coding sequence ATGAAAGAAATAAACATCAATGATCTTACTGCTGACGGTATCTCTGAACTGTTCCTGGAAAATGTTGATGCGGCCATCGTGGTCGATTCGACGATCGATCAGTATAAGACGCTGATCCGCCGCGGCTTCTTTGAGAGATTCTTATCTGAGTCCGGCAGCTACCACGACCTTATCCTGGATCTGTGGTTTCACTTCAATGATTCAAATGAAAAGGTATCTGATGACTATCAGGTATTTGCCGATAATACGGGTGTATTCAAGAAGAAGTACAGCCGTCGTCTGAAGCTCGTTCCCGAAAACGAAGAGCTGGCTCACCTCGTTCAGCTGACGGTCTACCCGCTCAAGGAGGAAGGGAAATACCTCTTTATCCTCGATGAGTTTGACGATAACGAATCTCTGCAGGAATCCCTTACCACGAAGAAGATCAATACGATCCAGAGTTCTTATCTCTTCTCGATGTATATCGATCTCGTGCAGGATACGACGAGCAGTATCAATGTCACCGAGATATCGGATGATGTAGTCAATTATAATCTCAAGTATTCCGAGTGGAGGATGATGATCGTTAACATGATCTGGCCTGATGATCAGGAGCAGTTCCTCCGCCGTACCGATCCCGAGTACCTCAAGAAGAATTTCCCTTCCGGACGTACGTCGTCTTATGACTGCATGATGCAGAACCTCGAAGGAAAGTATATCTGGGTAAAGCTTATCTTCAGCCGCGCTCAGTCGTATTCGGAAGATGACTACAGGTTTGTCATCATGGTACAGGATATCAACGAGAATTCTATGGAGATCCTCTCAACGCTCAAGAAGTATGAGGCGATGGCGATCACCGATCCTCTTACGGGAGTATTTAATCACGGCGAGATAGAAAATCAGTTCCATAATGCCGTGACTATCTGTCAGAAGAATAAAGAGCCCGTATCGATCATGATGCTCGATCTTGATATGTTCAAGAAAGTAAACGATACTTACGGACACTCCGTAGGTGATAAGACCCTGAAGCATTTTGCGAAGATCTTGAAGGATCTTGCCCTCGAGGAAAAGGCATCGGTGGGCCGCTGGGGCGGAGAGGAATTCGTCCTTGTCTGCTACGAAAAGAAAGCGGATGCTGCTATGGCCATGGCAGAGAAGATCAGGAGCTCGGTAGAAGCATATGAATTCCCTGAGATCGGTCATATTACATGTTCCGTTGGAGTTACCGAGTTAAAGACCGACGATGACTTCTCGAAAGCCTTCAACAGGATCGACAAGGCGATGTACGACTCAAAGCATAACGGCAGAAATACGGTAACGCTGCTTTAA
- a CDS encoding Signal transducer regulating beta-lactamase production, contains metallopeptidase domain produces the protein MSGFVEQLFKMSLTASIVIVVVMLIRFLMRKFPKKYLYLLWATVWFRLLCPVSIESKFSIFNLTHKAGKAAQAQAQNLAADPDQYGNARVRMRMIANVRRHLARMAPGSNPAHVTETAHAAQRVSFLDPKTIFTVIWVVVAALILGYAIYHIVKLKRKLAGANQVEPGVFESPFIDSPIAIGIVKPGIYIPTDVSAGELEYLIEHERVHIKRGDLIFKMFAVIAVALHWFNPLAWIAFALFCRDMEMGCDEMVLERLGDGIRKAYSLSLVTMAEKNNDKAYLVMPTSFGKSSVGRTEVKMRIENILHFKKSSSLAAAIAGVTVIGVGLACGLNAYADTDEDIGETAAEETTAEEIYEDSEPADDVPEAPASQSEYMTAYPDWESLDYNAFAYDDYCIEDMSVIEDDGLRELAQYYYDQGFYINNPETIQYYGNAPGDDQQMFRYGFHADSNDIPEDGSYIFMQVDVYRMDEDLFNYYYIDRDCFINNLDGSAGYDEVTDDGTIICATYTIDNFQYRYEFNRDTEIAVMSMTKLYLAEEDYYVTPGPITDDLSVIEDETMREIAQSYADQGYVIWSDGMDLGYYVSEDAHYEAAFSAVWQDENSSINVQVFYMDQELFDAMVASFEEYDIEHTVEDDGTVERLTGSYDYMEFNRDTGIGYYVIEY, from the coding sequence ATGAGTGGATTTGTAGAACAGTTATTCAAGATGAGCCTTACGGCTTCAATAGTCATCGTCGTGGTTATGCTGATCAGGTTCCTGATGAGAAAGTTCCCGAAGAAGTACCTTTATCTCCTTTGGGCAACCGTATGGTTCAGGCTGTTGTGTCCGGTGTCGATCGAGTCGAAGTTCAGTATCTTCAACCTGACTCATAAAGCGGGCAAGGCGGCTCAGGCGCAAGCACAGAATCTGGCTGCAGATCCCGATCAGTACGGGAATGCCCGGGTCAGGATGAGGATGATCGCCAACGTAAGAAGGCATCTTGCCCGGATGGCTCCGGGTTCCAATCCCGCCCATGTCACCGAAACGGCTCATGCCGCACAAAGAGTATCGTTTCTCGATCCGAAGACGATATTCACGGTGATATGGGTAGTGGTAGCGGCGCTGATCCTCGGGTATGCCATCTATCATATCGTGAAGCTGAAGCGAAAGCTCGCAGGTGCTAATCAGGTCGAGCCCGGAGTATTTGAATCGCCTTTTATCGATTCACCGATCGCGATCGGCATCGTGAAGCCCGGCATATATATTCCGACGGATGTATCCGCGGGTGAGCTCGAGTATCTGATAGAACATGAACGCGTACACATTAAGCGCGGAGATCTGATATTCAAGATGTTCGCGGTGATCGCCGTAGCACTGCACTGGTTCAATCCGCTGGCCTGGATCGCATTTGCTCTCTTTTGCAGAGACATGGAGATGGGCTGCGACGAGATGGTCCTTGAAAGACTGGGTGACGGGATAAGGAAGGCGTATAGCCTTTCGCTCGTGACCATGGCAGAGAAAAATAACGACAAAGCATATTTAGTAATGCCGACATCATTCGGAAAGAGTTCGGTCGGCAGAACGGAGGTCAAGATGAGAATCGAAAACATATTACACTTTAAGAAGAGTTCGAGTTTGGCAGCAGCTATTGCAGGCGTAACGGTCATCGGCGTAGGTTTGGCATGCGGACTTAACGCATATGCGGATACCGATGAGGATATCGGAGAAACCGCAGCAGAAGAAACAACGGCAGAGGAGATCTATGAAGACAGCGAACCCGCTGATGATGTTCCTGAAGCTCCCGCTTCTCAGTCGGAATATATGACGGCTTACCCTGATTGGGAATCGCTGGATTATAACGCTTTCGCTTATGACGATTATTGCATCGAGGATATGAGCGTGATCGAAGACGATGGATTAAGGGAGCTCGCACAGTACTACTATGATCAGGGATTTTATATCAATAATCCCGAGACTATCCAGTATTACGGTAATGCACCGGGTGACGATCAGCAGATGTTCAGATACGGCTTCCATGCAGATTCCAATGATATTCCCGAAGACGGTTCATATATCTTTATGCAGGTAGACGTATACAGGATGGACGAAGATCTGTTCAATTACTATTACATCGATCGCGACTGCTTTATCAATAATCTGGACGGCAGTGCAGGATACGACGAAGTAACTGATGACGGAACGATCATATGTGCGACATATACGATCGATAATTTCCAGTACAGATACGAGTTCAACAGAGACACGGAGATCGCTGTCATGAGCATGACCAAGCTCTATCTGGCCGAAGAGGATTATTATGTTACGCCCGGCCCTATTACGGATGATCTGAGTGTTATAGAAGATGAGACAATGAGAGAGATCGCTCAGTCTTATGCAGATCAGGGATATGTGATCTGGTCTGACGGTATGGATCTCGGGTATTACGTAAGTGAAGATGCTCATTATGAAGCTGCATTCTCTGCAGTATGGCAGGATGAGAACTCCTCGATAAATGTCCAGGTATTCTATATGGATCAGGAGCTCTTTGATGCTATGGTTGCTTCTTTCGAAGAATACGATATCGAACATACCGTAGAAGACGACGGAACAGTTGAAAGACTTACGGGCAGCTATGATTACATGGAGTTCAACAGAGATACCGGTATCGGTTACTACGTAATAGAATACTGA
- a CDS encoding Predicted transcriptional regulator, translating to MDELFLSDCEYRLMDIIWDHAPVESGKLVKLAEEDLSWKKSTTYTILRRLSAKGMVVNEDAVVKALIERDKVQSYESSRIVKRTFGGSLPSFLMSFLGDKTLTSSEAEELKDLIDRYRDDN from the coding sequence ATGGATGAACTGTTTTTGAGTGATTGCGAATATCGTCTGATGGACATCATCTGGGATCATGCTCCCGTGGAATCCGGAAAGCTTGTCAAGCTCGCGGAGGAAGATCTCAGCTGGAAGAAGTCGACGACATACACTATCCTCAGAAGACTGTCAGCCAAGGGTATGGTCGTCAACGAAGACGCCGTCGTCAAAGCACTGATCGAAAGGGATAAGGTTCAAAGTTACGAGAGCTCGAGGATCGTAAAGAGGACCTTCGGGGGGTCGCTCCCCTCGTTCCTGATGTCTTTCCTCGGAGACAAGACGCTTACGTCATCCGAAGCGGAAGAACTGAAGGATCTTATAGATCGGTACAGAGACGACAATTAA
- a CDS encoding putative efflux protein, MATE family (manually curated), with amino-acid sequence MGKTEIRSTMTQGSLWDKILRFAIPLALTGILQQLFNAADTAIVGRFTGDMGINSMAAVGANAPITSLAVNLFTGIALGGNIVIANAVGRGDSKSVSKAVHTSVIFSLIAGVVMALIGHLFADTILGFLNIPSDVYPLAKLYFRIYITGLPVILLYNFESAIFRGTGDTKTPLLALACSGVLNVGLNLLFVCELHRTVDGVAIATVASNLVSSIFLFIVLLKRDNAVKIVISELRIDISTLGKIMRIGLPAGLQSAVFGIANIIINAAINGLGPIVMAASSAAYQIEIFAYYVLNSFSQACTTFVGQNYGAGKIDRCKKSMFLCFIEGVIAMGTSVALILFFGRDILSIFNDDPDVIETGYIRLMVIFSAYIFMLSYETMSGYLRGFGISLIPSILTMIGICVTRVTWIMTIFKTHPSLGYAMAAYPVSLSTTTVLILIALLVLRPSKKYQLKASVSTKDPDESID; translated from the coding sequence ATGGGAAAAACAGAGATAAGATCGACAATGACTCAGGGGAGTCTGTGGGATAAGATATTAAGATTCGCGATACCCCTTGCTCTTACGGGCATACTCCAGCAGCTCTTTAATGCCGCTGATACCGCTATAGTCGGAAGATTTACGGGTGACATGGGTATCAACTCGATGGCGGCCGTAGGTGCTAATGCTCCGATAACGAGCCTTGCCGTAAATCTCTTTACCGGTATCGCGTTGGGCGGAAATATCGTAATAGCAAATGCGGTCGGCAGGGGAGATTCAAAGAGCGTATCCAAGGCGGTCCATACATCCGTCATCTTCTCGCTCATCGCAGGTGTGGTCATGGCCCTTATCGGTCATCTGTTCGCCGATACCATCCTCGGATTCCTTAACATCCCTTCCGATGTCTATCCTCTGGCAAAGCTCTATTTCAGGATCTATATCACGGGCCTTCCGGTCATCCTTCTTTATAACTTCGAATCGGCGATATTCAGAGGTACCGGTGATACAAAGACGCCGCTTCTTGCACTGGCGTGTTCGGGCGTTCTTAACGTCGGTCTTAATCTGCTGTTCGTCTGTGAGCTTCACAGGACCGTCGACGGTGTAGCCATTGCAACGGTAGCATCAAATCTCGTAAGTTCTATTTTCCTCTTCATTGTTCTGTTAAAGAGGGATAATGCGGTAAAGATAGTTATTTCAGAGCTTCGCATCGATATTTCTACACTCGGAAAGATCATGAGGATCGGACTTCCCGCAGGTCTTCAGTCCGCGGTATTCGGTATCGCCAACATAATAATCAACGCGGCTATTAACGGCTTAGGACCGATCGTAATGGCGGCTTCTTCCGCTGCTTACCAGATCGAGATCTTTGCATACTATGTCCTTAACAGCTTCAGCCAGGCATGCACGACCTTCGTCGGACAGAACTACGGTGCAGGCAAGATCGACAGGTGTAAGAAATCCATGTTCCTGTGTTTTATCGAAGGCGTCATCGCGATGGGAACGTCTGTTGCCCTGATACTGTTCTTCGGCCGCGATATCCTCAGCATCTTTAACGATGACCCGGATGTAATAGAGACGGGATATATCAGGCTGATGGTCATCTTCTCGGCTTATATCTTCATGCTCTCATATGAGACGATGTCCGGTTACTTAAGGGGATTCGGAATTTCGCTGATCCCGTCCATCCTTACCATGATCGGTATCTGCGTTACAAGAGTTACCTGGATCATGACGATATTTAAGACACATCCGTCTCTGGGATATGCTATGGCTGCATACCCGGTCAGCCTTTCGACTACTACCGTCCTTATCCTGATCGCGCTTTTGGTCTTAAGGCCTTCGAAGAAATATCAGCTCAAGGCGTCCGTCTCGACCAAGGATCCCGACGAGTCAATTGACTGA
- a CDS encoding DNA helicase-2 / ATP-dependent DNA helicase PcrA, translating into MIRAVIFDLDGTLTDTEKYYQKAWPEALRHFGYEPEPWMPLELRSLGRPFAPLQFKEWFGEDFDYDKVRAYRKKLIEEYLAPGIPLKPGAVEILTWLRGQGITVAMATANDLQRTTRYLKRIGLYEYFDELICADMVKQGKPAPDIYAHACEVLGLEPDETMAVEDSPNGVRSAAGAGCRTVMIPDLTEPDEELSKLLWARADKLTDLKDLLS; encoded by the coding sequence ATGATAAGAGCAGTTATATTCGATCTCGACGGTACACTTACGGATACCGAGAAATACTATCAGAAGGCATGGCCTGAGGCACTGAGGCATTTCGGGTATGAGCCCGAGCCCTGGATGCCGTTGGAGCTTCGTTCTTTGGGAAGGCCCTTCGCGCCCCTGCAGTTCAAAGAATGGTTCGGCGAGGATTTTGATTACGATAAGGTCAGAGCATACCGAAAGAAGCTCATAGAGGAATATCTGGCGCCAGGCATCCCTTTAAAACCCGGTGCAGTGGAGATCCTTACATGGCTTCGCGGGCAGGGGATCACTGTCGCGATGGCTACGGCTAACGATCTTCAGAGGACTACACGCTACTTAAAGCGCATCGGCCTCTATGAATATTTCGACGAGCTGATCTGTGCCGATATGGTAAAGCAGGGCAAGCCCGCGCCCGATATCTATGCTCATGCATGTGAGGTCCTGGGCCTGGAGCCCGATGAGACGATGGCAGTAGAGGATTCTCCCAACGGCGTAAGAAGTGCTGCGGGAGCAGGATGCAGGACTGTCATGATTCCTGATCTTACGGAGCCCGACGAGGAGCTTTCGAAGCTTTTGTGGGCGAGGGCAGATAAGCTCACCGATCTTAAGGATCTCCTGTCTTAA